Proteins co-encoded in one Spirosoma endbachense genomic window:
- a CDS encoding transposase, with product MKAKRKQHSPAFKAKVALEALKEKQTLAELAKRYEVHPTMISKWKQDFLDRASSIFEKATEAEDKIDPERLYAKIGRLELENDFLKKSLKKLG from the coding sequence ATGAAAGCAAAACGCAAGCAGCACTCGCCTGCCTTTAAAGCCAAAGTGGCTCTGGAAGCATTAAAAGAGAAACAGACCTTAGCCGAATTGGCTAAACGGTATGAGGTGCATCCGACCATGATCAGTAAGTGGAAGCAAGACTTTCTGGATCGAGCTAGCTCAATTTTTGAGAAAGCGACCGAAGCTGAAGATAAAATAGACCCGGAGCGGCTGTATGCCAAAATCGGTCGATTAGAGCTGGAAAATGATTTTCTAAAAAAAAGCTTGAAGAAACTGGGTTGA
- a CDS encoding ISAs1 family transposase — MTVAPCLAKPTTFFQLLDQTPGLDGRDNRGKKHSIALVLTGLTLALCCGRDGKLSSLHRHMVNHSQPLCQATNMTHHKAISRAQLPLLLAKVNGVLFAQLLFGWFGLILDADSKRWFALDGKELRGSIQPGHTRGEACVSVLTHDSEAIVGQAYYSGSKESEKPVVRQLLNDKGLYNQKITLDALHLNPLTVNAIEGAGGIYIVGIKANQALLYRYCICRSVLIQATFERTDAVKRGHGRLEQRSYQCFSLHPTSLAPRWHAAGLATLIRVVRNRQGLSGGAPSQEVNYFVSNSQPTTQPEADELFDALRHHWRIEVMHHRRDVTLAEDRLRTESQAVSRLMSSLRTMVINLLGRKKPKNMVAQLEDFADKFLTLIQFMNQELVL; from the coding sequence ATGACTGTCGCTCCCTGCTTGGCTAAACCTACAACATTTTTCCAACTTCTTGACCAAACACCCGGCCTGGATGGCCGGGACAATCGAGGCAAGAAACACTCTATCGCACTGGTTCTTACAGGCTTAACGCTGGCTTTGTGCTGCGGACGAGATGGTAAACTATCCAGTTTACATCGGCATATGGTCAATCATAGTCAGCCCCTTTGCCAAGCCACCAATATGACTCACCACAAAGCCATCTCGCGCGCTCAGTTACCCCTACTATTAGCCAAAGTCAACGGTGTACTCTTTGCCCAGTTACTTTTTGGCTGGTTTGGCCTAATTCTGGATGCTGACTCAAAACGTTGGTTTGCTTTAGACGGTAAGGAGTTACGGGGTAGCATACAACCCGGCCATACCCGAGGTGAAGCCTGTGTGTCGGTGTTGACTCATGATTCCGAAGCGATTGTTGGGCAGGCTTACTATTCGGGGTCTAAAGAGAGTGAGAAGCCTGTTGTGCGGCAACTCCTCAATGACAAGGGCTTATACAATCAGAAAATAACGCTCGATGCTCTTCACCTTAACCCTCTGACGGTCAATGCCATTGAAGGGGCAGGAGGTATCTATATTGTGGGAATAAAAGCCAATCAGGCCCTGTTATATCGCTATTGTATTTGCCGAAGTGTTCTCATCCAAGCCACTTTTGAGCGAACCGATGCGGTTAAGCGCGGGCATGGTCGCCTGGAGCAACGTAGCTATCAGTGCTTTAGCTTGCACCCGACGTCATTAGCTCCCCGATGGCATGCCGCTGGCTTGGCTACGTTGATTCGTGTAGTACGAAATCGACAAGGGTTAAGCGGGGGTGCGCCAAGCCAGGAGGTGAATTATTTTGTCAGTAACAGCCAGCCTACTACTCAGCCAGAAGCAGATGAGCTTTTTGACGCGCTACGGCATCACTGGCGGATAGAGGTGATGCATCATCGGCGCGACGTCACCTTGGCCGAAGATAGGTTGCGAACAGAAAGTCAAGCGGTTAGTCGGTTAATGAGCAGTCTACGAACTATGGTTATCAACTTGTTAGGGCGAAAAAAGCCCAAAAATATGGTTGCTCAACTAGAAGACTTTGCCGACAAATTCCTAACATTGATTCAGTTCATGAATCAAGAACTGGTTTTATAA
- a CDS encoding IS3 family transposase — protein sequence MKKCRRLIDNQASISIRTQCRLLGLHRSGVYYHPVPESEQNLRLMRLLDERNLNYPAEGVLQLQDYLRTQGYPVNHKRIRRLIRKMGLMAIYPKRNLSRLGQAIYIRPYLLKGLAITACNQVWQIDITYVPMAKGFMYLVALLDVYSRYVTGWSLSNSMAAEWVVDTLQQAIARNGKPVIINSDQGSQFTCSKWVDCLEQEQIKISMDGKGRAIDNIYIERLWRTVKYDYIYLSPAGDGWELERGLANFFEHYNNRKCHQGLARKTPAEVYCTPLQVDVESENLN from the coding sequence TTGAAAAAATGTCGGAGGTTAATCGACAACCAAGCCTCAATAAGCATCAGGACACAATGTCGATTATTAGGCTTGCACCGGAGCGGGGTGTATTACCACCCGGTTCCTGAGTCTGAGCAAAATTTGAGGTTGATGAGACTGCTCGATGAGCGGAATTTGAATTATCCTGCCGAGGGGGTACTCCAACTCCAGGACTATTTACGAACTCAAGGCTATCCAGTCAACCACAAACGAATCCGACGACTAATACGAAAAATGGGGCTGATGGCTATTTATCCGAAGCGGAATTTGAGTCGATTGGGACAGGCCATTTATATTCGTCCTTATTTATTAAAGGGGCTGGCTATTACCGCTTGTAACCAAGTTTGGCAGATCGACATTACATACGTGCCCATGGCTAAGGGCTTTATGTATCTGGTAGCTCTTCTGGATGTGTATAGTCGGTATGTGACCGGATGGAGTTTGTCCAATAGTATGGCTGCCGAGTGGGTGGTGGACACACTTCAACAAGCTATTGCGCGCAATGGGAAACCAGTCATTATTAATTCTGATCAGGGTAGTCAGTTCACCTGTTCAAAGTGGGTAGATTGTTTGGAGCAGGAGCAGATCAAGATCAGCATGGACGGCAAAGGGCGAGCCATCGACAACATTTACATCGAGCGGTTATGGCGAACGGTCAAATATGATTACATTTATTTAAGTCCAGCCGGGGATGGCTGGGAATTAGAGCGTGGTCTGGCTAACTTCTTTGAGCATTACAACAACAGAAAATGCCATCAAGGTCTGGCTAGAAAAACACCTGCTGAGGTGTACTGTACTCCTTTGCAAGTCGACGTAGAATCGGAAAACCTCAATTAA
- a CDS encoding IS256 family transposase has translation AITDKVIPAMREWQNRPLESLYTLVWLDGIYYKVRQDGKVVTRVLYSVIGLSLSGKKQVLGIYTAESESAKFWLTVLTDLKQRGIEDLLIACVDGLKGFDTAIANVFPATTVQLCIVHQLRNSFRFVPDKLLKELANDLKTVYQAPNREQGLENLLVVQEKWGSAYPKAIQPWVEKWELLSPFFDYPAAIRKVMYTTNTVEGYHRQLRKVTKTKGAFSSDVALQKLVYLVIQNLQIKWETTTYNWKEIINQFSIIFEERIKSHRIE, from the coding sequence CTGCTATTACAGACAAAGTCATCCCGGCCATGCGGGAGTGGCAGAACCGGCCATTGGAAAGTCTGTACACCTTGGTGTGGCTAGACGGCATTTATTACAAAGTGCGTCAGGATGGTAAAGTGGTCACCCGAGTACTTTACAGCGTGATCGGCCTGAGTCTGTCAGGCAAAAAGCAAGTACTCGGCATTTACACCGCTGAGAGTGAATCGGCTAAATTCTGGCTGACGGTGCTGACGGATCTTAAACAACGGGGAATAGAAGATCTCTTGATTGCCTGTGTAGATGGCTTGAAAGGGTTTGATACGGCCATTGCCAATGTGTTTCCGGCTACTACTGTGCAACTCTGCATTGTTCACCAACTCCGCAACTCTTTCCGTTTCGTACCCGACAAGTTATTGAAAGAACTGGCCAACGACCTGAAAACGGTTTATCAAGCACCTAATCGGGAGCAAGGCTTAGAAAACCTATTGGTTGTACAGGAAAAATGGGGCTCAGCTTACCCCAAAGCGATCCAACCTTGGGTGGAGAAATGGGAGTTGTTGTCGCCATTTTTTGACTATCCAGCCGCGATTCGTAAGGTGATGTACACTACCAATACGGTGGAGGGGTATCACCGTCAGTTACGCAAAGTGACCAAGACCAAAGGGGCTTTTAGCTCGGATGTGGCTTTACAAAAGTTAGTCTATCTAGTGATCCAGAATTTGCAGATTAAATGGGAAACGACGACCTATAATTGGAAAGAGATCATTAATCAGTTCAGCATTATCTTTGAAGAACGAATCAAATCGCATCGCATCGAATAA